A segment of the Pseudomonadota bacterium genome:
CCGTCGCAGTCCGCGTCCACGCCCGCATCGCACGCGTCGATTTCGCAGCCGTCGGAGCCGACATCGACGCCATCGGCCGTGTCGAGGCATGCGTCGCACGCGTCCCCCACGCCGTCGCGGTCGGTGTCGCGCTGCTTATGCTCCGGCGGGCCCCAGCCATCTGCAGGCCACACATCTTCGGCCGGATTTGCGACGCTCGGACAGTTGTCCCAGTGATCGAAGACCCCGTCGCCGTCGGTGTCGGCGAGCAGGAAAAGTTGCTTGATCGTATCGCCCTTGGACGGGACACGGCTTTTGCCAGTTGCAGCCGCCGCCTCGACCGCCCACAGCGCCGCCAGCACCGCAATCGCCACCATCATCGCCAGTCTCTTCATCTTTATCTCCTGGTCTGTGCCTTCGAAAACCCCGCCCCGCGAACTTCTCCGCGATAAATTTAACATGCATATCCCATGCCAGATAATAACATTGAAATTATTGATGATTTAACACGATCGCCGGCAAAACCGCAGCCATTTGACCCCGGATGGGGAATGGAATACCCACTTGCCACTAACAAGCTGATAGTTTCTGGTAGCTCATTCGATTGTCTTCACATCGGGAATCTCTGATTCAGGGGCCAGCCCCTCCTCGGGGGCGGGGGGCTGCGGCGCGCCCTCCGGGACCTTGCCCTGCAGCAGATCTATCGCCTCGGCGACGTGGCGGTCCGCGGCGAGGCCGTACCTCTGCATCTGGTCGGTGACCATCGTGAGCGAGAGGAAGAGGATGAGGACGCCGAGGCTCCCCTTGAGGGTGAAGCCCAACATCCAGACGTTGATCTGCGGGGCTATGCGGTTGGCGATCCCGAGGATCAGGTCGGCCATGAATATGGCGATGATCACCGGCATCGACAGCTTCATGGCGATGAGCAGGACCTGGCCGGTGAGCTTCATGAACATGTCCATAAGCGGGAACATGCCCGGCCCCGCGGCGGGGAACTCGAGCACCGGAAGGGCCCGAAAGCTCATGAAGAACGTGTCGAAGAACATGAGGTGCCCGCCGATCGCCAGGAAGAGAACGAGCCCGAGCTGGAAGAGGAAGATGCCGGTGATCGAGACCTGCTCCCCCAGCTGCGGGAGTATCGAGCGGGCGATCGACACGCCGCGCTGATTGTCGATCATCTGGCCGACCGAGCTCATGGCGTGGAAGATGACCGCCGCCGAGAACCCGATCGCCGCGCCGTAGAACGCCTCCTTGAGATAGAGCACGACGAGCAGCATGCGGTCCTCGGACAGCGGCGGCGGCTCGGCGGGGACGGTCGCTCTGTAGGCGAAGAGCGCGAGCACCACCGAGCCGGCCATGAGAACGTAGCGGGGCACCGGCTTGCCGAATATGAACGGGACCACCGAGCCCATGGCGATGATCCGCACCCAGATGAGGGAGTAGTAGATCAGGTGAAAGCTGACGTCGATGTTGACGCCGAGTCTTTTGAAAAGATCTTCCATAAAAACCGTGACTCGTGACTCGTGACTCGTAACTCGTGACTCGTGATTCGTGACTCGTGATTCGTGACCGGCGGGTCGGTCACCGGTTACGGGTTACGTGTCACGAGACATAGGTTGGAAACGACTCGTATATCGACGAGGCGAAGGCGATCAGCTGCGCCAGCATCCAGGGGCCGGCGAGCGCGAGTATCGTGACCACCGCCACGAGCTTGGGCACGAAGGTGAGCGTCTGCTCCTGGATCTGGGTTGTCGCCTGCAGTATGCTGATCGTGAGCCCCACCAGCAGCGCGGTCATGACCGGCGGCCCGGTGAGGATCAGCGCCAGGAACATCGTCTGCTTTGCCACCGCCACGAAGTATTCAGGCATCGAAAACCCGTGACTCGTTACTCGTGACTAGTGACTGGCGGGATCACGCCAGTTACGAGTTACGAGTCACGAGTCGCGTCCATTACACGTATCCAAGTATCAGCCCCTTCGCTATCATGTGCCAGCCGTCCACGAGCACGAATAGCAGCAGCTTGAACGGCAGCGAGATGGTGATCGGCGATATCTGGAACATGCCCAGCGACAGGAGTATGTTCGCTATCACAAGGTCGATGATGAGGAACGGCAGGAAGATTATGAATCCTATCTGGAACGCCTCCTTGAGCTCGGAGACCACGAACGCGGGCACGAGGTTGATGAAGTCCTTGTCGGTTATGTCGGCGCGGTACTCCTCTTTGGCCCTGAGCTTGAGCCCGAGGTTGTAGAACAGCGCCCGCTCCTTGGAGTGCACGTGCTTGAGCAGAAAGTCGCGGACCGGCTCCTTGCCCTCGTCCACCGCCTGGGCCAGGAGCCTGAGCGACGCCTGAGACAGAAGGGGCTGGTTCGTGCCCTGGTTGATCGTCGAGCCCGCGACCCTGTAGATGTCGTAGCCGACCGGGACCATGATGTAGATCGTGAGTATCATGGCGAGCCCGGTGACGATCATGTTGGGCGGCACCTGCTGCGTGCCCATCGCGTTTCTCACCAGCGCCATGACCACGGCGATCTTGACGAACGACGTGATCATCATGACCACGAACGGAGCCATGGCCAGCGAGGCCAGCACCGCCAGCAGGACCAGCGGCTTTGAGACGCCGATCTCGCCCGCCTGCGCCCAGGCCGCGGTCGAGAATGCGAGCCCCGCGAGACCGGCAGCGCAGGCGATCGCGCACCTTTTGTGCCTTGAG
Coding sequences within it:
- the fliQ gene encoding flagellar biosynthesis protein FliQ; translation: MPEYFVAVAKQTMFLALILTGPPVMTALLVGLTISILQATTQIQEQTLTFVPKLVAVVTILALAGPWMLAQLIAFASSIYESFPTYVS
- a CDS encoding flagellar biosynthetic protein FliR gives rise to the protein MEDLFKRLGVNIDVSFHLIYYSLIWVRIIAMGSVVPFIFGKPVPRYVLMAGSVVLALFAYRATVPAEPPPLSEDRMLLVVLYLKEAFYGAAIGFSAAVIFHAMSSVGQMIDNQRGVSIARSILPQLGEQVSITGIFLFQLGLVLFLAIGGHLMFFDTFFMSFRALPVLEFPAAGPGMFPLMDMFMKLTGQVLLIAMKLSMPVIIAIFMADLILGIANRIAPQINVWMLGFTLKGSLGVLILFLSLTMVTDQMQRYGLAADRHVAEAIDLLQGKVPEGAPQPPAPEEGLAPESEIPDVKTIE
- a CDS encoding thrombospondin type 3 repeat-containing protein, producing the protein MLNLSRRSSRGGVFEGTDQEIKMKRLAMMVAIAVLAALWAVEAAAATGKSRVPSKGDTIKQLFLLADTDGDGVFDHWDNCPSVANPAEDVWPADGWGPPEHKQRDTDRDGVGDACDACLDTADGVDVGSDGCEIDACDAGVDADCDG
- the sctR gene encoding type III secretion system export apparatus subunit SctR — protein: MKAFISRHKRCAIACAAGLAGLAFSTAAWAQAGEIGVSKPLVLLAVLASLAMAPFVVMMITSFVKIAVVMALVRNAMGTQQVPPNMIVTGLAMILTIYIMVPVGYDIYRVAGSTINQGTNQPLLSQASLRLLAQAVDEGKEPVRDFLLKHVHSKERALFYNLGLKLRAKEEYRADITDKDFINLVPAFVVSELKEAFQIGFIIFLPFLIIDLVIANILLSLGMFQISPITISLPFKLLLFVLVDGWHMIAKGLILGYV